GCCTGAAGGACATGATCGTCACCGGCGGCGAGAACGTGTACTCCGCCGAGGTGGAGAACGCCATCGCCCAGCTGCCCGAGGTGTCGATGTGCGCCGTGATCGGCGTGCCCGACGACCACTGGGGCGAACGGGTGCACGCGGTGATCGTGCCGCGGCCCGGCACCACGCTGGAGGAGGCGCGGGTCATCGCCCACTGCCGCGACCTGATCGCGGGCTACAAGTGCCCGCGCAGCGTGGAGTTCCGCACCGAGCTGCCCCTGTCGCCCGCCGGCAAGCTGCAGAAGTTCATCCTGCGCGAGCCCTTCTGGGCCGGCCGCGAACGGCGGGTCAACTGACATGGCATTGACATTCAAGCGGTCCTGGACCGACGAAGACCTCGACCTCTACCGCGACTCGGTGGGCCGTTTCCTCGAGGCCGAGATGGTGCCCGGCGACGAGGACGCCCGCCACCGCGGCAACGTGGGCCACGCGCTGTGGCGCCATGCCGGCGAACTCGGCTTCCTGTGCAGCGACATCCCCGAGGAATGGGGCGGCGCCGGCGGTGACTTCCGCCACGAGGCGGTGCTTTGCGAGGAGATGGCCCGCCGCGGCCTCACCGGCATGGGCACGTCCGTGCATGCCATCGTCGCGCACTACCTGCTCAACCACGGCACGCCCGACCAGAAGGCGCGCTACCTGCCGCGCCTCGCGAAGGGCGAGCTGGTGGGCGCCATCGCGATGACGGAACCGGGCACGGGCTCGGACCTGCAGGCCATCCGCACGCGCGCCGAGCGGCGTGGCGACACCTACGTGCTCAACGGCAGCAAGACCTTCATCACGAACGGCTTCCTCGCCGGGCTGGTGCTGGTGGTCGCGAAGACCGACCCCGCGCAGGCCGCGCGCGGCACGTCCATCCTGATCGTCGAGACGAAGGACCTGCCCGGCTACCGCGTGGGCCGCGTGCTCGACAAGGTGGGCCTGAAGGCGCAGGACACCTCCGAACTGTTCTTCGACGACGTGGTGGTGCCGGCCGCGAACCTGCTGGGCGGCCAGGAGGGGCAGGGCTTCTTCCAGCTGATGGGCGACCTGCCGTACGAGCGGCTCATCATCGGCGTGCTGGCGCAGGCGTCGATGGAAGGCGCGTACGCGGCGACCCTCGACTACGTGCGCGAACGAAAGGCCTTCGGCAAACCCGTCGCGGAGTTCCAGAACACCCGTTTCAAGCTCGCCGAGATCGCCACCACGCTCACCGTGGGCCGCGCGTTCATCGACCGCTGCGTCGATCAACTGCTGGCCGGCCAGCTCGACACCGCCACGGCGTCGATGGCCAAGCTGTGGGCCTCGGAGGCGCAGGGGCGCGTGGTCGACGAATGCGTGCAGCTCTTCGGCGGCTATGGCTACATGAACGAGTACCTGATCGGCCGCATGTACACCGACGCGCGCGTGCAGCGCATCTACGGTGGCACCAGCGAGGTGATGAAGGAAGTCATCTCCCGCGCACTCTAGCCATGGACACCTTCGACTACATCGTGGTCGGCGGCGGCTCGGCCGGCTCGGTGCTGGCCGGCCGCCTGACCGAGGACCCGGACACGCGCGTGCTGGTGCTGGAGAGCGGCGGGGGCGGCAGCAGCTGGGTGGTGAACACACCGGCCGCCGTCGTCGCGATGCTTCCGACGCGCCTGAACAACCATGCCTTCGAGACCGTGCCCCAGGCGGGCCTGGGCGGACGCCGCGGCTACCAGCCGCGGGGCAAGTGCCTGGGCGGTTCGTCGGCCATCAACGCGATGGTGTACGTGCGCGGCCACCGCTGGGACTACGACCACTGGGCCTCGCTCGGCAACCCGGGCTGGGGCTATGACGACCTGCTGCCGTACTTCCGGCGCAGCGAACACAACGAGGTGTTCGACGACGACTTTCACGGGCAGGGCGGGCCGCTGAACGTGAGCGGCCTGCGCACCGGGAACCCGTTCCACGAGGTGTTCCTGCAGGCCGCACGCGAGGTGGACTACCCGCTCACCGACGACTTCAACGGCGCGGAGCAGGAAGGCTGCGGCATCTACCAGGTCACGCAGAAGAACGGCGAACGCTGGAGCGTGGCGAGGGGCTACCTGCTGCCGCACATGGGCGTGCGGCCGAACCTCGAGGTGCGCACGCGGGTCACCGTGCTGCGCGTGCTGTTCGAGGGGCGGCGGGCGGTGGGGGTCGAGTGCCTGCAGGACGGCCGCCGTGTCACGCTGCGGGCCCGCGCCGAGGTGCTGCTGAGCGCGGGCGCGCTGCAGACACCGCAGCTGCTGCAGCTGTCGGGGGTGGGGCCGGCTTCCCATCTTCAGTCGGTCGGCGTTCCCGTGGTGCACGACCTCGCGGGCGTGGGCGGCAACCTGCAGGACCATCCCGACTTCATCTTCGGCTACCAGGCGAAGAGCCTCGACCTCGTGGGCCTCACGCCGCGCGGCTTCGCCCGCACGGCACGCGAGCTGCGGCGCTACTCGCGCGACCGCCGCGGCGCCATCACCAGCAACTTCGCGGAGGCCGGTGCCTTCCTGAAGTCCGATCCGTCGTTGCCCGCGCCGGACCTGCAGCTGCACTTCGTCGTCAGCATCGCCGAGGACCACGCGCGCAAGCTGCACTTGGCCCATGGCTACTCGTGCCATGTGTGCCTGCTGCGGCCGCGCAGCCGGGGCACGGTGCGGCTGCGCGACGCGGATCCCCTGTCGGCACCCGACATCGATCCCGCGTTCCTCGAGCATCCCGATGACCTCGCGCAGATGGTGAAGGGCTTCCGGATGACACAACGGCTGATGGACGCGCCGTCGCTCGCGCGGTGGCGCACGAAGGACCTGTTCACCGAGGGCGTGCGGACCGACGACGAGGTCCGCGCGGTTCTGCGGGCCCGTGTCGACTCCGTCTATCACCCGGTCGGGACCTGCCGCATGGGGCACGATGCCGACGCGGTGGTGGATGCGCAGCTGCGCGTGCACGGCCTCGACGGGCTGCGGGTGGTGGATGCCTCGATCATGCCCACCGTGGTGGGCGGGAACACGAATGCGCCGGTGGTGGCGATTGCGGAGAAAGCGGTGGACCTGATCCGGGCGCGGGTGCACTGACGGATTTGTCCGCTACGATGCGGCCCCATCACACCAGCGGAGGGCATTCAGTGGCCAAGTTCGTGATCCTGAACTTCGAGGACGATGACCAGGGGCAGACGCCGAACTCGACGGTGCCCGCGGTGATGCGCAAGAGCAGCACCGGCGCGGTCGCCGTGCCGGGCCACGTGACGGGGTCGGCCCGCTCGACGGTGGAAGGGGTCGCGGCGAAGGCCCGGGCCAAGGAGACCTTCTTCCGCAAGAACGTCGTCCACCACTACTCCGGCATCGACCTCATCCGCCGGGACGCCGCCGGCACGCTCGGCCGCAACGACGTGGCCCAGGTGCGCGCCGACGTCGCGGCGGCCAGGAAGGTCTACATCATCCTGCACGGTGCGCCGGACGTCACCGAACACGGTTTCACCAACGCCCAGACCCACATCGGCTGGCGCGAACTCAGCTCGCTGGCGCTGCTGCTGTTTCCGGAACGTTCGGACCCGTACCGCATCAGCCTCGTGATGTGCTACGGCGCGCGCACCGACAACTTCCGGCTCAACCACCTCGGGGCGATGTCGCCGGGCGATCTCAAGACGAGCTTCGCCTACAAGTTCTTCCGCGCGCTCTGCAACTTCCGCAAGCTCTCGCTCACGGCCTGCACCGGTGCCGTGTCCACGCAGGGGAGCGACGGAACGAACGAGGTCGAGACGGAGGAGTGGGTGTCGGCCACGCTCGACGTGATCGACTACCAGAAGGACAAGCCCACCCGTGACCTGAGGAAGGACGACCTCGACTGGGTCAAGCAGGCCTACATCCGCAGCGGCACGGGCAGCCTCGCCGACTGGAACGCGTTGAGGGACGCGTTCTACACCGACCGCACCAAGGTGCCCAAGGGCTACTACGAGACCGAGATCAAGAAGTACATCGCGCACACCCAGCACCTGTACGACGACCTGCAGGCCGCCAAGTCGCAGGCCGCCCAGATGCACGGCGGCCTGTCCAACCGCAGCAAGTACGGGCGCATCCTCTACGACTACAGCCAGGGCGGGGTGCTCACCATCGTCAACAAGTACGGGGATCCGATGAATCCGGTGGCGGGGCAGAACTACCTGCTGTACCGGGGGCCGTTGCTCTGACCGGCGGGTGGGGCCGGGGCGGCATGGTCACCCCGGCGCTCGCTCAGTCCAGCTTGATCTTGCCTTCCTTCACCACCGCGGCCCAGCGCTGGGATTCGGCCGCGACGAAGTCCGCGAACGCCTTGCCCGCGAGCGTCGGCGGCTCGGCGCCGATGCTGTTCCAGGTCGCGATCACCTCCTTGGAATGCAGCGCGTTGCGCAGTTCCGTCGACATCTTTTCCATCGCAGGCGCCGGCGTGCCGCGCACGGCCCACAGGCCGTACCACGTGGCCACCTGGTAGCTCGGCAGGCCCGCCTGGATCGTGGTCGGGATGTCCGGGAAACCCGGCGCCGGCTTGTCGCTCGCGACGGCGATGGCGCGCAGGCGGCCGCTGCGGATGTGCGGCGCGGACGAGCCGAGGCCGTCGAACATCATGTCCACCTGGCCGCCGATCAGGTCCTGCAGGGCCGGGCCCGTGCCGCGGTAGGGGATGTGGGTGATGAACGTCTTCGTCTGCGCCTTGAACAGTTCACCGGCCAGGTGGTGGGACGAGCCGTTGCCGGCCGAGCCGTACGTCACCTTGCCGGGGTTCGCCTTCAGGTACGCGATGAGGCCCTTGAGGTCCGTGGCCGGGATGTTCTTCGGGTTCACGACGATCACCTGCGGCACGCTCGAGATCATCGCGACCGGCACGAAGTCGTTCGTGAGGTTGTAGTCGAGCTTCGGGTAGATGGACGGTGCGATCGCGTGGTGCACGCCGCCCATGAACCAGGTGTAGCCATCGGGTGCGGCCTTGGACGCGATGCCGGCCCCCAGGTTGCCGCCGGCGCCGCCGCGGTTGTCGAGGACGATCTGCTGGCCCAGCAGCTTGCCGAGGGGCGGGGCCAGCGGGCGCGCGAAGGCGTCCGTGCCGCCGCCCACCGGGAAGGGCACCACGATCGTGACCGGCTTCGTGGGCCAGGACTGGGCCTGGACGATCGCGGGGGCCAGGGTCAGGCCCAGGCCGGCTGCCGCGAAAAGCGCCGCGACGGTGCGGCGATGGAACGTGGACGAGGGGTTCCGCATGCTTTCTCCAGGTGGGTGAGCCGGTCGGTGCGACGCACGATAGGGGTGCGTGGCGGGGTGATCAATCATGCTCGATCGGCGACCGTTACGGGTTCCGTAATGGTCGCCGCAGTCCGGGGCTCGGGGCCCGGCGGGTGGCCGAGTTCGGTGGCGTGGGCGCGGCACGCCGACAGCAGCGACAGCAGGTTGGGGTCGCGTTCCCGGGTGCGCAGGAAGGCGACGCAGATCTTCTGGCGCATGCGGAAGCGCGGGGCGAGGGGCACCAGCACCACGTCGGCCGGCAGGGCGTGGCGGATGCGGCCCGGCAGCAGCGTGTGGCCCATGCCACCGCCCACGAGGTTCATCAGCGAGAAGATGTCGCCGGTTCGCATCACCACCTCGGGCGCGTAGCCGGCCGTGCGGAAGGCTTCCTCGAAGCGGTCGTGCGTGACGAACCCCTCGGTCAGGCTGACGAAGCGGTCGCCGGCGCAGTCGCCCAGGTCGATCGCCGCTTCGTCCGCGTGGGCCGACCCGCGCCGCGTGGCGAAGAACACCTCGTCCTCGAACAGCAGCTGCGTCTCCACGTCCGGCGCGTCGTCCGGCTCGCCCAGCAGGGCCGCGTCCACGATGCCGTCGCGCAGCTTGCGCAGCAGGTCGGCGTTGGAGCCGAGCACCAGCTCGGCCTCCAGCTCGGGGCGGCGCGACCGCAGGCCCAGCACCAGGGCGGGCACGGTGCCGCTCGTGAGCGAGTACAGCGAGCCGATGCGGATGCTGTCCCCGGCATAGCCCGCCGCCACGCGCGTGCTGCGGATGCCGTCCGCCATCGTGCGCAGCACCTCGCGCGCGACGTCGGCCAGCA
This genomic stretch from Piscinibacter gummiphilus harbors:
- a CDS encoding acyl-CoA dehydrogenase family protein, whose translation is MALTFKRSWTDEDLDLYRDSVGRFLEAEMVPGDEDARHRGNVGHALWRHAGELGFLCSDIPEEWGGAGGDFRHEAVLCEEMARRGLTGMGTSVHAIVAHYLLNHGTPDQKARYLPRLAKGELVGAIAMTEPGTGSDLQAIRTRAERRGDTYVLNGSKTFITNGFLAGLVLVVAKTDPAQAARGTSILIVETKDLPGYRVGRVLDKVGLKAQDTSELFFDDVVVPAANLLGGQEGQGFFQLMGDLPYERLIIGVLAQASMEGAYAATLDYVRERKAFGKPVAEFQNTRFKLAEIATTLTVGRAFIDRCVDQLLAGQLDTATASMAKLWASEAQGRVVDECVQLFGGYGYMNEYLIGRMYTDARVQRIYGGTSEVMKEVISRAL
- a CDS encoding Bug family tripartite tricarboxylate transporter substrate binding protein, producing MRNPSSTFHRRTVAALFAAAGLGLTLAPAIVQAQSWPTKPVTIVVPFPVGGGTDAFARPLAPPLGKLLGQQIVLDNRGGAGGNLGAGIASKAAPDGYTWFMGGVHHAIAPSIYPKLDYNLTNDFVPVAMISSVPQVIVVNPKNIPATDLKGLIAYLKANPGKVTYGSAGNGSSHHLAGELFKAQTKTFITHIPYRGTGPALQDLIGGQVDMMFDGLGSSAPHIRSGRLRAIAVASDKPAPGFPDIPTTIQAGLPSYQVATWYGLWAVRGTPAPAMEKMSTELRNALHSKEVIATWNSIGAEPPTLAGKAFADFVAAESQRWAAVVKEGKIKLD
- a CDS encoding LysR family transcriptional regulator, which codes for MPLPIDEQVSFRKLEVLLVFLETGSLGRAAERLGTSAVSVHRALHSLEAGVRCSLFRPEGRHLVPTDAARVLADVAREVLRTMADGIRSTRVAAGYAGDSIRIGSLYSLTSGTVPALVLGLRSRRPELEAELVLGSNADLLRKLRDGIVDAALLGEPDDAPDVETQLLFEDEVFFATRRGSAHADEAAIDLGDCAGDRFVSLTEGFVTHDRFEEAFRTAGYAPEVVMRTGDIFSLMNLVGGGMGHTLLPGRIRHALPADVVLVPLAPRFRMRQKICVAFLRTRERDPNLLSLLSACRAHATELGHPPGPEPRTAATITEPVTVADRA